The sequence TTCAAAGAATCTTCATCCATTTGACACTTCTTCAAAAGTTCCTCGTATTTCACTTTCAGAGCATTATACTGAGCATCAACTTCATTGAGTACAGAGATTCCTCGCTGCTTCACAGCTTCAGCTCTCCTGATACACGTTTCTTCATGGCCCCTTAGAATGTCTCCCCCTGCAGCACTACTCAGGaaattttcactgctgcttcGCTTCAGCGCCTTTTTGTCAAGTTCAGGGACTGTCAGAAGCCCATCATCAGCCGGGCTCTGACCAAGCTCCCTTTCTAAAGATTccttaaatgaaatgaaaaaggattCTGGCACTAATTTCTCTGCATTATGGAGCGTGTTTTCAGACTGAAGCATTTGTCGCATTTCAGCTACTTCCACTTCTAACTCCTCTGCACGAGCCCGATACAAGTCAATATCAGCAAGCCTCTGTTCAAGGTCGCAGTTTTCTTTCACCACAAGACTATATTCCTCTTCCATTGTCaccctcttctctttttctaggTTGAGCTGGGCTTGCAGAACCGTAACAGCCTTCTTcaagttctcattttcttcttccagaggATTTAGCTGACTATCCATTGAAGTAATCTTTTCTGCAAACACGTGATCATAAACAAAATACctgaggaaacaaaagcaaggatTATTATTAGGAAATACAGCTGACCACACCTAAAGTTTTCCTGTCCTAGGAAACCAACGACAGTTTAAACTGTATGTTAACATATCAGAAAGTATACATAGCAGCCATTGTGCCAACCTAACAGTTCAGTTAATAATCATGATTGGAGTCTGTAGATGCTTCATACGCCATCAAGCCTCTCAGCTCAAGCAGCATGGCAGCTTTTTAACAGGTAAGTTTACTGAATAACAAGATctgtaagttttaaaaaatactgcctTCACATACTATGTGATACTCTCTGACCTTCAGATTTTTACCACATCTCTCTTACAACTTGTGTCACCACTGATTGTGGAAACAAGCTTCAGAATGGACGAGGCAGTTCTGCAGAACGGTAATTCTACAAGCCTTTTGCAGTTTGAAATAATCCACTTATCTTTTGAATTGTCACCAACTAGCTCCTCCTTGCTTGCATAGACTGTTAATTCCTCGGTCTTACTTGCACATAGTGCTGGAAACCCAGACACAAATCCTGTTCTCCTTGTCTGCAGAAGTGCTTCACTTCTTATATTAGCTTCTAGCAGTGAAGACAGACTGAGACCATACCCCAGGTGACTCCTGATGGGCATCCAGTGCAGTTCAGCTGGGTAGAACTGCTCTAAATTAGAAAGCAGCCCAAAGCTCCAGGCACCATTTTGCCAGATTAAGTGCTGTTTTATCCGGCTTAAAttcagcaaagctgctgcagcaagtCCACCCTAGATGAAAAGAAGGTACCCACAGATGTCCAAGGAAAGAGTAagttacagaaaatattgtttagGATAATATACTTGGTAATTATCTGTGTTTGTGCTTTACCTGACTGAAAAGAGGGAGGTTCAAATCCTTGAAGGCTTTCTAGGCTACAGTTTCATACAACTGGAGACTTTGGGGGTAAACCTGTCAAGGTAGAGAGTGGAACATACAGTTCCTCTCCCACAAAGACCAGTACAGTCTGCAGCCAGAGCACACCAGAAGCAATGACAAGACCACGCACTGCACAACtgtgcagatatttttctaCTAGCAAacttaaaaagcttttctgctaGCCTGTTAAACTCCCATGCTTGTACCTAGTTTTTTGAAactttgcttaaaataattacaatattCTGTTTGCTATGCAAGGTAAGAATCTTACTGGCGAAGGTCATACAGCTCTTTCAAACACGAGAAGCTATGCATTGATCTTGGCTGGTCAGATCTCTCATGGTTCATCCGGCCTTGTCCAgactttttcagttcttctacTTGCCTCTGCAGGTCATCTATGTGTGTCTGCAGATTTTCAATAGTCTCTGTCAAGCTGAAAGTGAAAGACTGCTGTTAAAACATTTGATTGTTGAACCGAGGACAGAGTAGTTCCCATcccctcagcttctcctctgaAGATTGCTCTTTGGCCACAAAAcacctttaaataaaaaaacctttcaaTTTAAGAGTGTTGTAGAACAACACTAGACAAAAGTAGCCAAAAGTAGCCATCAAAAACTGTACGTATACACCTGGATTACTGTTTTTTGAATTATCAGCTGAGTGGAGAGGCGATATGAGGATCTAGCCTAGGTTTGTTACCTTAGTATCTTTTGTTGTGATGCTCTACTTTCCACCACTAGTTTTTGGTTAGTGTCTTCTAGTTCTCTTGCTGTCACATCCAGCTGTTCATAAACTTTTGCGTGTTGATCATTCATTTGACGCAGGAGCTCCACTTGCTTTGTGAGATACTGCAAGACAGCATTGCTGTTACAAGTTTATACTAGAAATACAATGATGATAGGGCTActattctgcatttttgttcacattcattaaaaaactGCTATGTTTTAGAAATGTATAGGTTCCAGTGGTTGCTTTGGTTACAATTCAGTTGAAAAGGTGCAGTCAGTATCTTAGCTACCTCTCCTGCCTTTGTCACTGAGGTCAACACAGGCTGATCAACCAGTCCTTTGTCCAGGTGAGTTGGGTCAGATGTGCAAACTATGTTTATCTGTTTAGCTGTCCTTTCTGTAGTAAGCTATTGCCAGTTCTACCACAAACCCATCTGGATTGGGTTTGTCTGTACTGCAGTCATTGTTAATTCAGCCACAAACCTGGATTTCAACACAGTTCTTCACAGAGTCCTTCTAAAAGTTGCAGTGAACTCCATCGTAAATTTTGTAAAGTTGACCCAACAATTTTCTTagcatttaaactgaaatattgggtggcaccttttttttttttttttttttttcccccccgaAGCTTGCCTATGTTTGAATCAGCATTAGgttcagcaaaacaaattttagGATGTGGTCACACTTGAGATTCTGTGGACTACTATGTGTCAGGAAGTAGAACCAAACTACTGGATGCAATCTTTAATTACCTACATGGAACTATTCCAGTCACTGTAATACTGAACAAAAGTCtcctgcacttttttttttagatacaACTCCACACAAAGTGATCTCATTTTAAACCCCTTTAGTTTTATAGTTAACAAAATAACCAGTTAAGCTTCtagaattatttcagaaagcGTGTAATTCTCCATGTAAGAAGTTAACCATCACCTAAGACTTCCAATACAAGTGCCTTATATCATCCCACCTAGGGTAGGACTGAGCCAGTTTcggaaaagaaaaatcaacccGAACAAGAATTTGTATTAAACAGacttgagaacaaaaaaaacaaccccataaatattaaattctttgtttttacatagaatttatttcataaaataaattctgtattaCTACATACTAAACGTAGGAACATCTTTTGGACTTGCAAGCAGAACTACATCTCGGTGCACACTGTTACATACTCAAAACTTTTAATATTCTGCTTAACCTTTTACCTCCTTAAAAGATCGATGTGCTTATATTTTAGGCGATTTAAGAACAGATTATAAGTTAATCTAAGACTAGTAACTGCTGCATAGACTTCCAGAAGATCAACATGATAGCAGTTGGCTAGATCCTTCTGCAGCCTGTGTGCACGTGACAGGATTTACACAAAAATAGTACATGGATTAGCAGCAGAATCTCAGCGTGACCCACTCCAGATTAACTTTTCCTGTTGGTCACTCTCAGAGCGAGAgatcttcatattttcttcagcaggaCTAGAGAGGCTGAACACAGAAACCAAGGTTTTGGTGGCAGAATTTGACGACAGCACTTCTCACAATGGGCTTTTGTGGAAGTTTTAGCTGAACGGAAGATGtgaaatgctattttcttcatcttgtgTCTTCAGCATCTCCAGTGCTGGTATAAAGTTGGCCTGGTGTAACCAGAACACCAAAACAAAGTATAGCTCTGGTGACACCTTAGGAGTTTGCATTGTTCATCCTGCAGAACAGCTGAGCACCTATCATGAAGCAGCAGTTGAGACTTGAGGCACTCTGCCACACGATAAAAGGAGAGTCACTGCTCTGCACTCAAGCTTCAGAAATACTATGATGCAGACAGGGACAAAGCTGCCCTTTCAATCCAGCATTTATTACACCTACAGTGATTAGTTTGTGGAACACGTGTCAGCACAGAGGTCAGATATAATGATCCAAGGCAGTAAAACACTTAATATGTTAACTTTTAATATATCAACTGTAATCTTAAGCATCCCAACGTCTTTGACCCTTCCTTTTTTAGTGCAGACAACATAGTACCgtatttcagaaagatttcttaATCATTCTGAGAAAAAGTTTGAGAGTTTGCTATCTGTAAGATATGAATtagtaggggaaaaaaaattcattgcttttttgtACTGAAAAGGCTAGTCTAAAATCTGTCAAAGTAGCTACAAGAACAGTTGAAAGAACACCTGTATTGCAGAGGCAAGCACTTGAAAATTAGGAGCATCAAGGATAAACCCTGGAAATAGCACTTGTACATTTTATCCTGTGCAGAGAGGAATTCCTGGTTCCCATTGGCTAAGCCAAGCAAGTTAAGAGAATAAATAAGCCTGTCTGAACATATAAGGACATGACCCTGCTACACACCAGCTACATATCACTGCTAGAAGGACACTTCTGACCACTTCCTTGTGCTAAAGATCTCTTACATAgagaactgaggaaaaaaaaaaaaaaagctaaccaaaatgaaacaagaagtTCTTAGCCGAATAAACTGGCTAAAACCAAATGAGATACCACGTCCTTAATTGCACTAGgctatttctgtaaataaatgcaACTTAGCAATCATGTCTTTTTCCATATTTCAAGATGGCATTATAATACAGCTGCTGATTAAGTAGCTCTGCTCAACCAGCCAGGTTAGTTGTCTACTGCAAAGTTAGGctttgttatttcaaaatacGTTGTAACTTCGTTAAACAATTCCTTAAACATGGTTGTCATACAGGAGTTGAACCTGGAGTAGGATAGTATTTGTATAGCACACTTTAAGGTGTGCTATACAGCACACCATAAAGTGCTCTCTAGATCTAAAGAATCAATCTTTCCTGTAAAAGCACTCATGTCAATGAGTTAAGTCTCTTCAAGTATTCACttatgcaaacaaaaaaaaaggtgctaTAGCTTTGGTAATAAATACAGGCCATTCCACCCATCGTGTCATTGAATGAATATGATAACAAAGACATAGTTTGACTCTTCCCACTGTTAAGTGGAAACATCAAGGTATAAAACAAAAGTGtcttataaaacaaacaaaaagctgcttATTTATGTCAATATGACTAATTTAGGAAacacatatatatttctaaGTCTCAGATTTAGATTCTTTAAATTGCCTGTTGCTACAACAGTAATAAAGGTTTAAGCCCTAAGCTGCAgctatacaaaaataaatactgtggCTGTAACCACAGAAGTAGTACTTGCACAAATGAATTCAGATTTTGTAAGAATTTAGCATACACCAGTCACAGCCTATTCCCTGTGATTCATACCAGAGCCAAACTGAAACGTTGGACTACATTTCCATTATACTGCCAGTGTAATGGAGAAGTAttgaatatttaataaatttaattattgGAGACCACAACATTGCCCTcaaatagctaaaaaaaaaatcattatattGGCAAATGTTAGGTCTGCAAGAATATAAGCactattaaagaaaagaagttgcCAAAAATAGCGAGGATTTTCCATGAAGTAACAGAGATGAGTGTTTCCAGAAGGGCAGTTCTGATTCTCCCCCCCAACATATGTAAGTATATACCCACTACATCCTGTATTTAGGTACAGTTATGTGTTAGTTCTTGTTGATTTTTAACTGAACTGAACTGTAGTTCCCTTTCACTCAGTGGAAGTACATATCCTCAAATTTTACTTACATCTTTATAACGCTTTTTTGTCAAGCGTTTAAATTTCAGTGCAGTAatcattaataataaaaataatacgAAGATGTTCATTTATTCATCATATaatttaatatcatttttacCCGACAAGACCAGCAAAATTTAGCAATCACATTCCTGAAATAGCATGtctgtataaaaagaaaaaataccagtCGTGTCATTATACAAGCCGAATCCAACAGGAATTTTGTGGCACAAAGACTCCATTAATGAGACAAATGGGTCTAACAATGATCAAAGCCTGTGCAAGTTTTTGAGGTAGCAGAGGCAGTTAAAGGCTGACACTTTCAAGAGAAACACTGAACAATCAGATGTTAAGAAATCAGATCTCTCGACTTACGTGCTACTCTGCTGCACATCTACAAGACTGACACCTGGATTACTGAAATACTTACCTCTATCTCCTGCAGTTGCTCTTGATTTGTTGCATACATTTGCTGTAAAGATTCCTCTAGTTCGGTGTTGCGGTCCAGTAGCGTCTTCCCAAGCTCAGCAGCAAGGTGAAGATCTAAACAAAGAAGTCACGTTTGCACATAAGGTACGGAGCCAATGGCATGatctgtttttaaagtattttaaccAGATACtgagtggaatttttttttttttttaaatgactgtgGTACCCAAAAATGAAGTTAGCTTATAGATAGATACACAGGCCGTTCAGATCCCATCTATAAGGCAAAGTCTAAGTGAGTCCTCAGACCTGGAAGATACTCCTCTTCCATGGCCCTTCCTTGGGTCCTGCAGCCTCAGCTCGGACGCAGGCAGCCACCTTCCCTGTGCTCCCGTCCACCTGCCCCGCACTGCGCGCACCTCTACTCACAGCTCCTATTAACTATTTCACTGTGGTTGCAACAGTCATGTTTTAGAATAATACGCATAAAATACCCCTTAAGTGCTCATCGTGTTAGACTTGGGCCAAAGCTGACTGTGCCCTCATTTACTTTGCTGTTCTTCCCCACTACCCCTTCAGCAAGGAGCTCAGGTCGCATAGGATcaagagcaaaatgaaagctCCAGGCGCTTTATGGTGAACTAGTAATATCAAAGACAGAAagctgttcaagaaatgcaGCTATCCTGCTTTTCAAGCTCATAAACCTAGGAGACAGCAATTGCTTTATGTGCTCCAAAACACCATTTTAAGTGTAATTTGTTCTCCGGCACTTAATCTCTATTTCACTTCAATCACCTCCGGGGTACAGTGACTGTAGTTGtttcaaattaagaaataagTCATCTGAACACTCAGGTCCTTTCTCAAGGGAAGCAGCATGAGTATTGCTGGATGTTTCATATTATTATGCTTAAAGACACATGCAGTTTAAAATCTAATGTAACGCGATGAAATCAATCCAGTGTTATTGCTAAAATAGAATTACTCTGTGCAGGTATTACATGTTCCAAATCCAACAGATCTCTACCATCTGACTTTTCGCCTCCTTTCCATCACCTGGGCCTGGCCAGGTTTCTCCTGCATGCAGGGCAGCCTTCTTAGTTCTCACATGGGTAGGACTAGCATCACTAATGggaaagagacagaaggaaattCAAGAAAAACCTAGATTCTCTTCAAGAAGCCTTAAATGAACACACGAGACATACTGCATCACCCACAGTTGTAGTTAAACAAGATAACGTTCAGCTTTCATTTGATTAAGATGCCCTTGTTTTAACATGTTTCTCATCTCTTCCCTGCCCTTTCCCAGTCCCCTTATCAGCTGGTCC comes from Numida meleagris isolate 19003 breed g44 Domestic line chromosome 13, NumMel1.0, whole genome shotgun sequence and encodes:
- the CDR2 gene encoding cerebellar degeneration-related protein 2 isoform X2 is translated as MYATNQEQLQEIEYLTKQVELLRQMNDQHAKVYEQLDVTARELEDTNQKLVVESRASQQKILSLTETIENLQTHIDDLQRQVEELKKSGQGRMNHERSDQPRSMHSFSCLKELYDLRQYFVYDHVFAEKITSMDSQLNPLEEENENLKKAVTVLQAQLNLEKEKRVTMEEEYSLVVKENCDLEQRLADIDLYRARAEELEVEVAEMRQMLQSENTLHNAEKLVPESFFISFKESLERELGQSPADDGLLTVPELDKKALKRSSSENFLSSAAGGDILRGHEETCIRRAEAVKQRGISVLNEVDAQYNALKVKYEELLKKCQMDEDSLKHKAVQTLKQYSKDNVGNTQYDLSANNQELMNVGESLSSTNTLPEYKALFKEIFSCIRKTKEEIDEHRSKYKSLSSQP
- the CDR2 gene encoding cerebellar degeneration-related protein 2 isoform X1 — protein: MLADSLVEEFEIREDEPWYDQQDLQQDLHLAAELGKTLLDRNTELEESLQQMYATNQEQLQEIEYLTKQVELLRQMNDQHAKVYEQLDVTARELEDTNQKLVVESRASQQKILSLTETIENLQTHIDDLQRQVEELKKSGQGRMNHERSDQPRSMHSFSCLKELYDLRQYFVYDHVFAEKITSMDSQLNPLEEENENLKKAVTVLQAQLNLEKEKRVTMEEEYSLVVKENCDLEQRLADIDLYRARAEELEVEVAEMRQMLQSENTLHNAEKLVPESFFISFKESLERELGQSPADDGLLTVPELDKKALKRSSSENFLSSAAGGDILRGHEETCIRRAEAVKQRGISVLNEVDAQYNALKVKYEELLKKCQMDEDSLKHKAVQTLKQYSKDNVGNTQYDLSANNQELMNVGESLSSTNTLPEYKALFKEIFSCIRKTKEEIDEHRSKYKSLSSQP